From one Oxyura jamaicensis isolate SHBP4307 breed ruddy duck chromosome 15, BPBGC_Ojam_1.0, whole genome shotgun sequence genomic stretch:
- the SUDS3 gene encoding sin3 histone deacetylase corepressor complex component SDS3 translates to MSAAGLVSATPPVSATPPGAPAPAMPPGPEYYEEEELESAEEEDGERSARARDSDEDTEDASETDLAKHEEEDYVEMKEQMYQDKLASLKRQLQQLQEGTLQEYQKRMKKLDQQYKERIRNAELFLQLETDQVEKNYVKEKKAAAKEFEDKKIELKENLIAELEEKKKMIENEKLTMELTGDSMEVKPIMTRKLRRRPNDPVPIPDKRRKPAPAQLNYLLTDEQIMEDLRTLNKLKSPKRPASPSSPEHLPATPAESPAQRFEARIEDGKLYYDKRWYHKSQAIYLESKENTKISCVISSVGANEIWVRKTSDSTKMRIYLGQLQRGVFVIRRRSAA, encoded by the exons ATGAGCGCGGCCGGGCTGGTGTCCGCCACCCCGCCGGTGTCCGCGACCCCGCCCGGGGCTCCGGCCCCCGCCATGCCCCCCGGGCCCGAGTACTAcgaggaggaagagctggagagCGCCGAGGAGGAGGACGGCGAGCGGAGCGCTCGGGCCCGCGACTCGGATGAAG ATACTGAGGATGCCAGTGAGACTGACCTGGCAAAACATGAGGAAGAGGACTATGTAGAGATGAAAGAGCA GATGTATCAGGACAAACTGGCATCTCTTAAGAGGCAGTTGCAACAATTGCAGGAAG GTACTCTTCAGGAATatcagaaaagaatgaaaaagttGGACCAGCAGTATAAAGAAAGGATACGAAATGCAG aattgttTCTCCAGCTGGAA ACAGAtcaggtggaaaaaaattatgtcaaggaaaagaaggcagcagcaaaggaatTTGAAGATAAGAAAATTGAGCTTAAAGAAAATTTGATTGCAGagttggaagagaagaagaagatgaTTGAGAATGAGAAGCTAACCATGGAATTAACAGGAG ATTCTATGGAAGTGAAGCCTATCATGACAAGGAAACTGAGGCGACGACCAAACGATCCAGTTCCCATCCCAGACAAGAGGAGGAAACCTGCCCCTG CTCAGCTAAATTACCTGTTGACTGATGAGCAAATAATGGAGGACCTGAGAACCCTGAATAAG CTTAAATCACCCAAGAGACCAG cctctccctcctcccctgaACACCTCCCTGCTACACCAGCAGAGTCTCCAGCACAGCGGTTTGAAGCCCGGATAGAAGATGGAAAACTCTACTATGACAAAAGATG gtaTCACAAGAGCCAGGCCATTTACCTGGAGTCTAAAGAGAACACTAAGATCAGCTGTGTCATCAGTTCTGTGGGTGCCAACGAG